In Gemmatimonadota bacterium, the sequence AATTTGGAGATCGCATCAAAATTATCGGTCTCGTCGATGTCAATCAGGAGGTGCTGGATCGTCAGGCGCAGGCACTCGGTCTGTCTAATGATCAACTTTTTACCTCACACGAAGATGCTGTGTCCGCTGTCAAAGCCGATTTTTGTGGTGTGGCAACACCGCCGCCGTTTCACGCGCCGGCAACGGTTGCTGCGCTTGAGGCGGGCATGCCCGTGATATCCGAGAAGCCGATTGCAGATACGCTCGATGCGGCCAAAGACATGGTTCGCGCTGCTCAAAAGACGGGCTTGCCCTGCGCCATTATTCAAAATTATCGCTATGCCCGAAACAAGCAGGAACTCGTTCGCATTCGCGATGAGGGCCGCCTCGGTCGTCTCCAGCATATTGTTGGGCGCTATGCCTGCGATTACCGAGAATTTGAGTCGTGGGGCAAAGCCTGGCGGCATACGATGGAATTTGGTCTTCTCTTTGAAGGCTCAGTGCATCATTTTGACATGTTGCGTTTTCTTTCGGGTGGCGATCCCGATACGCTTATGGGTTTTGGCTGGAATCCCGAATGGTCGAGTTTTGATCACCATTCGAGCGGGATGTATCTCGTGAATATGGACAATGGCACACATACGTTTTACGAGGGTAATAGCTCAGCGGCGGGTATTACCAACTGCTGGCATCGGGAACACTATCGCGCCGAATTTGAAGAGGGGACGGTCGAAATTTCCGAAGGCGCTACCGTAACTATTCACCGCGTTGGGCAAGAGTCAGAGGTTTATGAAGCGCCTGAGATTGAATGGGAAGGGCACGATCATCTCTTTGATGAGTTTCTCAATTGGCTCGACGGAGGACCGCCTTCTGAGACGCGCATTGAAAAAAATATTATTTCGTATGCTATGGTCATCGCCGCAATGGAGACGACGCTGGATGGGCAGCCGAAGAGAATCGCAGATTATGTTTCGGACCTTGGATTGTAATCCTGAGCTTACCAACGTAAAAAAGCCCCCCGTAACACTGTTGCGGGGGGCTTTGAATTGGTCGTTTCTCACCTATTAGCAACACCCTATGCTCGACAAGATTCCCCTGATATATCCGAGCGTGAATGCGAGGTCGCGGTCGATACCTTCTGGCGTTTTGGATCCGACGCATTCTACGTAGAGAGGACCTGTGAATCCCCCACCGGTTAGTCCGGATAAGATGCGGTGAAAATCGACTTCACCATCTCCTGCTGTGGTCTGCACATTGGGGTTGTTCTCAGAGTCCAATGCACAATCTTTTATAATCGCCGTTGAGGTGTATTTTGCAATATCATCCACTTCCTGCTCTGGGCGCACTTCGCCGCGCGTGTAGTGAATGATGTTGCCCGGGTCATAGCTTACCGCAAATGCGGGGTGATTGATCTGGTGATACAGATCGATCAATTCTTTTGCTGTCAGGCTGATGCCCCCGTGTGGCTTGAGGGAAATGCCCAAGTCTAAGGTTTCCGCGTGTTCGGCTGCACGGCGCATGACTTCGGGATATATGCCGTAATATTCTTTTTTGCCCGTTCCCAATTCCAATATCCACTTTGCGCCGAGTTCGGCGGCGTTATCCAATAATTGTTTATACGCATCTGCTGCACCATCCACGCCGAGGTCCAACATCGCTCTGCCGAGCAACATGGATGGGGTGACGCCTGCCTGGGCAGCAGCTTTTTTGGTGGCTGCAATTTGCGCGGCACTGCTTTCATTATTTACGGGTATAACTCCATCGTGTGCAAATACAGCTACGTCTGTGTATCCCGCGCTTGCGATGTGTTCACACGCCTCTGCAAATGACAGGGCGTTGAGAGGCCGCGTTGTGCTGCCAATGACCAGTTCCATCATTTACTCCTTCCTTATTTTATCTGGATTGTTCACCCGTGATTGTTAATGTCTTTCCCGCAATGCGGGCATTTGTTTTCGCGAGATTCCTGCATGGCTTCGACAAATCCAGAACTCAAGATGCCAGCGGGTAAGGCGAACATCCCAACGCCGAGTACGGCAATTATTGCCCCCAGGAATTTGCCCAATGGCGTTATGGGAAAGACATCGCCATAGCCCACGGTTGTCAGGGTTACTATTCCCCACCACATGGTTGTTGGAATACTCGAAAAGGCTTCGGGTTGTGCATAGTGTTCGACAAAATACATCAAGCTGGATACAATGACCAATAAGAGCGTCAATGCAAATGCTACGATATAAAGTTCATGGCGTTTTTGCCATATTACCCGGCCAAACATTTGCATTGAATGCGAATAGCGGCCCACTTTGAGCAGGCGAAATAATCGCAACAAGCGCAGGGGCAGCGTGTATTCGGGCGGTATTGTTACGAGCAAGAAGACGTAATAGGGAAATATTGCGATGAAATCAATCAGCGCCAGAGGCGTCAGCATAAATGCCAACCGCCCAGTCAGGGGGCGCGCAAATCTTGTATCTGCGGTGCAACACCAGATACGCAGCAGGTATTCAACGGTGAAGATCAGCACGCATACAGTTTCAAAAAGCTCGATAAATTCGCCATAAGTTTCATTAATTCCCTCGACGGTTTCGAGTATGACCATTGTCACATTCAGGACGATGAGGGTGATTATAAAAAGATCAACTATGCGGCTCAGCAGATCCCCTTCTTCGGCTTTTTCCAGGATTGCATACAAGTGTGTTTTTGCGGTCATCGCGTTTACCTCCCGCTCCAAAATAGAATTGTTTTGTGATCTTTACAAGTGAATATTAAGAGGTGAAAAGAAAAAAGAAGACAGAGAATAATTTGAGCTGTCTCACAGCGCAGGAGGTTTATTTGTCTGATCTTTTAAAAAATCCAATTGTCCGGGTTATTTTTGCGCTTATTCTTGCGGTGGTTCTGGTAAGCGTTTTGCCGGGAAACCGGGAGCGCGTTTTACACGAGCAATTGTTGACTGCGATTCCCAAATTGGGGGAACAGTTCGGCGAGCATCCGTGGATGCTATCGCCAGATGCGGATCGCATGTTGCAGAAGGCTTTTGCCGAAGCACGAGGTCGTCGGCCTGATGCGTCTGCTGAGGGTGAAGGGATTGTATTTCGCGGCGTGGCAATCTCCGAGGGTTATCACCTCGTTGCTGTGCGCGGTTCTAATGAACGCGGAGAGGTTTTGTCGCCGGTTACGGCGTGGAGTCTTTTTCCTCCTGTCGCTGCGATTCTGGTGGCTATTATCAGTGGGCGTCTTATTCTGGGGCTTTCGCTTTCTATTCTCGCTGGGGGATTTCTCGCGTCGCTGGGAGAGTCCCTTTATTATTTGCCGGTTGTTGCGCTGCAAAAGTCCCTGATTGACTATGTTTGGACGCCTTTGGAAAGTTCGTTTCAGCTCTATATTCTCGCGTTTACCGCAGGGCTTATCGGTATGGTGCGCGTTACCACGCTTTCGGGTGGCAATCTCGGCATTGCCAATGTGCTCGCCCGACGTGCCGAGGGCGCGCGTTCAACGCGGTTGGCGGCATTTTTTATGGGGCTTGCTATCTTTTTTGACGATTATGCAAATTCTATTGTCGTGGGTTCTACTTTGCGTCCGATAGCGGACCGATTTAGAGTATCGCGGGAAAAACTCGCGTATATTGTCGATTCAACAGCAGCCCCTATCGCGGGCATTGCGATTATCAGTACGTGGATTGGATACGAAGTCAGCCTTTTTCAGGATTTGATGATCGATCTCAAGACCGGGCTGTCGGGATACCAGCTTTTTTTTAATGCTCTGCCTTTGCGTTTTTACTGTTTGCTCACGCTCTCTTTTGTGTTGCTTTCGGCTTATCTTCGCCGCGATTATGGCCCCATGCTCGCCGCCGAACGCCGCGCACAAACAACGGGTCAGGTGATGCGCCCGGGCGCGACGCCAATGACCGGACGCGCACAGGATGAAATTGGGCCTGTTGAGGGTGTTTATCCCGTGTGGTGGGCGGCTGTTTTACCCGTGCTTCTCGTTATTGTGTGCGTTATTGGGGGAATGGCTTTTGATACGTGGGATCACGAGCGGGTTCTCGCTGCGCGGCGGGATTCTGGCTTGATGAGTAGCGCGTTTTGGAGTGCGTGTTTTTCAAATGCCAATACCGCGCAGGTTCTTTTTGTGGCGGCGATGCTCGGTTCCGCGCTTGCGATAGCGATAGCTATTACGCGCAGGCATGTTGAAACGGGTTCGCGGATTATTTCTGTGGGGGATGCTGTCTCGACATGGGCGCGCGGTATTGTCGGCGTGTGGTATGCGATTGTTATTCTGATTCTCGCCTGGGCGATCAAAGAGGTCTGTGCAGATGCGGGTACGTCAACTTATCTCACCGCGGCACTTTCTCCACTTATTTCTCCAGGTCTGCTGCCTCTGCTGATTTTTCTGCTCGCCGCTCTTGTTGCATTTTCAATTGGCACGTCCTGGACGACTATGGCGATTCTCATTCCTACGGTTGTTCCGCTCGCACATGCGTTGGGGGGACTGCCGCTGACGATTCTGGCAGCCGCGGCTGTGCTCGATGGGGCGATTTTTGGCGACCATTGCTCGCCTATTAGCGATACTACGGTGATGGCGAGTATCGCATCGTCTTGTGATCACCTGGATCACGTTAAAACACAACTCCCCTACGCGCTTACGACGATGAGTGTCGCGGGCATTTTGGGCTATCTGGGGACGGCGCTGATTTATCCGGGTTGGGTTGGTCTTATTTTGGGACTGATCACTATTCCAATAATCCTTCTCGCCATAGGTAAGAATCCGGATGAGTCCATCCAGTCTCCCAGTCGGTTTTAGTGTCTGCACTCTATTGTTTTCTTGACTTCTATTTCCAAGTGATTCATGCATGCCCTGTCGCGTGTTTTTTGTGGGTTTGAGATTTCATATGGAGGCTACTATGATTATTCAGGAGCAGTTGCACTACGAGCAGGTGAACGATGAATCGCTGAGTTTTCTCAAAGCGATTGGGGTTGACTATCTGACGATTAATCCGTCAATGGATATGCGCGATGGCAAAGATCGCCGTGCGTACTGGGAAGAGGTGCGAGATAGAGCAGCCGATCACGGTCTAATTTTGAGGAATGCCGCCAGCTATGGCTGGGATGAATTTACTCTGGGTCTGGAAGACCGGGATGAGAAAATTGATGCCTGGTGTATGTTTATTCGCAATCTGGGTGAGGCCGGGATACCCACTTTGGGATACAATTTTAAGCCGATTGGCAATTTTCGCACGGAATCGGCGACGGGGCGCGGTGGCGTCAAATACAGCACGTTTGATTACGACGAATGGGCGCGCGAGCGCGTGTATGTTCCCGACAAAGTAATTTCAGAAGCTGGCATGTGGGAAAATATCGAATACTTTTTGAAGCGCGTGATACCCGTGTCCGAGGAATACGGCGTGAGGATGGCATTGCATCCGGATGATCCGCCGATTCCCGAACCGATGGGTGGAGCCGCTCGTATTGTATCGACATTGGCGCAATATCATCGCATCTTTGACCTTGTTCCCAGCCCGTGTAATGCCATGCTATTTTGCCAGGGTTGCGTGGCTGAAATGGGCGAAGATGTTTGCGAAGCGATCCGCGGTATTGGCGGTCGGGACAAAATTGTGTACGTGCATTTTCGAGATATTCAGGGTACGCCGAGAAGTTTTCGAGAGGTGTTTATCGATGAAGGGCAAAACGATATGCACGAGGCGATGCAAACCTACAAGGAGGTGGGGTTTAATGGCCCGTTTATGATGGACCACACCCCCAGGTTCTGGCAATCGGGTACTGAGTGGGCAGGGCGTGCGTTTGCCGTGGGGTACATGCGCGCGTTGATTCAGGCGGTTTATTGAGGAAGGTGAGAGGACTTTAAAAGGAGAGCAATATGGGAAAGAAGATGGCGAGTTCTCAGAAGATTGTCAAGGTTGCCATGATCGGTGCGGGAGGACGGTCGCGCAGTGTACACTATCCCTCGCTGAACGATATGGACGATGTCAAAATGGTGGCTGTGTGTGAGTTAAATGAAGTGCGTATGATCGAGGTGGCGGGGGAATACGATATTCCCGCGCGATATACCAATTATGTGACGATGATCGAACGGGAAAAACCCGATGTGGTTTATGCGATTATGCCACCGCATCACATATACGATCTGGCAGCAAATATTATGGAGATGGGCGTTAATATCATCATTGAAAAACCACCTTCAGTAACGACTGAACAGGCCAAACAGATGGCGTTGTTGGCAAAAAAGAACAATGTGATTACGGGCGTGACATTCCAGAGGCGGTTTGCGCCGGTGATCCGCACAGGAAGAGAAATATGCGAAGAAAATGGGCCGGTGCACAGCGCAGCGTCGTATTTTTATAAAAATGAAGTGGGCGGGCAACCCATTTACAAGGGCGCGCTGGAAAAACTGACCTGCGATGGTATTCACGCGGTGGATACGCTGCGATATTTGTGCGGTGGAGAAGTAGAAGCCGTGGCGAGCGATGTGCGGCGATTGGATGCCACGTTTAGAAATATGCACACAGCTCTGGTGAAGTTTTCATCTGGCGCAACAGGTGTGCTACAAAATTGTTATATGATGGGACGTCGGATGTTTACGGTGGAAGTGCATTCGACGGGTATTTCGATGTTTGGCGATCCCGAAGAGGGCGGGCAGGTATTTGCCGATGGCAAAGTCGAACCCGTGCACACGCTCGATCCCTGGACGCTGAGCGAAAGCGAGAAGCCACATGTCGCTTTTGGAGCTTATGCCATCAATCGCCATTTTATCGATTGCGTAAAAACAGGCCAACAACCCGAAACAAATTTTGAAGATGCGGCAAAATCTATGGAATTGGTCGATGCGATTTACGATTCGCAAATCGGATGAGATGTAATTATTAAGAAAAGGGCGGGATGCGATATATCCCGCCCTTTTTGTTATTGGGTTTTACAACAGGTGTCCATTTCCACGTGTCCGGCGTTTTACTTCGCGCAGGGTGACGAGTGACTTTTCGAGCGCGTTGGACACAGTTTTAAGGCGTTCATTAGGTGAGGTGCTTTCCAGAAGTGCTTGCTGTTCATCGAGGGATAAGGTGAGGTTTGATGCGAGGATGTATGAGAGTGTACCCAGTTCCATGGCGGGTATTTGGGGCGATATCCAGCCCGATGAGAGCTTCATGGCTTCGGAATAGAGTTTTTTGGCGCGGTTTCCCAAAGCGATGTCAAAGGCTTCATCGTCGTCTTCTACGTCTTCTACAAAGCCCGATATATACGGATGGATATCGTATTGCTGGATAACGCGAAAGCGGTGCGTTCCTTCAATCAGGATGTTCATTCGGCCATCGGGAAAGCGATTGAGCAGGCCGACAACACGCGCCGCGCATCCGATGTCATTAAAATCGTTGTCTGTTCCCCATACAAGACCAAATTCGGTGTCGTTGTCAAGGCATTCACCGATCATTTGTTTGTATCGCTCTTCAAAGATGTGCAAGGGGACACGCCGGTGTGGCAGCAGCACCATGTCGAGGGGGAAGAGGGGAAGTTCCATTGGGTCAGGAGGCGGTTTTTTGACCGCTGTCTAAGAGAATATCGAGCAATTTTTGGGTGGCGATTGACAAACTGCGTCCTTTGCGAAAGAGGACGCCCAATGGACGGTCAAAATCTCGATCTACGAAGTGTAGATATGAAAGGGTTTTGCGCGCGATTTCTTGCTCGATGGAATTGAGTGGCAAAATAGAGATGCCAATATCGACTTCTACTGCGTGTTTGATGGGTGCTATGTGATCGAGCTCCATGACGATATCGGGGCGTATTTTGTGTTTTTTTAAGAACTGATCAATGGCGCGCCGCGTTGGGGTTTCGGGGGTGAAGAGGACCAGAGGAAATTTGTTGAGTTCTTGCGGCAAGAATGCATTTCGAGAGGCCAATGCGTGATCGGGATGCATGGTCACGACCATCTTATCCTGTGAAAAGGGCATTACATCTACATTGCGCTGGGTGCGGGGATAAGGCACAATGCCCAAATCGACTTCGCCATTGGCAACATCGTCATAAATTTTATTTACCTGATCGTATTGGAGACGGAAATTAACCCGGGGATAGGCTTTGAGGTAGGTTTTGAGAAAGGGTGTGAGTTCGAGCATTCCCACGCTGTAAATAGATGCCAGACGAACAGTTCCCGAAACTACCCCTCCCAGAGCCTGGATGCGGTGTTCCATTTCTTCGTAGCGCCGGACAATGTCTCGGGCATAAGAGTAAAAAATTTCGCCTTCTGCAGTGAGTGTCAGGCGTCTTTTTTCGACCCGTTCGATGAGTTGTTTTCCCTGGCGTTTTTCAATGCTTTTGAGTTGTTGGCTTACCGCGGATTGGGTGACGGAATTAAGGACAGCAGTTTTGGAAAAACTCTGCGTTTCGATCAGGTCACAGAAAACTTTCAAACTTGTAATCAGCAAGGGCTTTCTCCTGCGCTAAAATTATAAGAGGATATGAAATTGCGAGAGGGCATAAATTAGAACAGCAAATCTATAAGAAAATTGAAACTATGTCAATAGAAAAACTGGTTAAATAAAATATTTCACATTCTGAAGATGTATAGAAGGGAACCGCTGATAGAATGCTGGTTTTGGATTTGCCCTTGTAAAAAACGCCAGAACATCTTATACTTCAATTTGTTATCGCTATATGGAGATCGCTTATGAACTGGTTTAATAAGCTCAAATCTGGCATTCGGACGCTCGTGAGCAAGCGTATGCCCGAAAATATCTGGGTCAAGTGCGAGCGGTGTGAACAAATAGTTTACCGAAAGAAACTCGAGCAAAATACAGGTATTTGTCCGCATTGCAAACATCACTTTCGCATATCCAGTGCCGAATATATCGCCGCTGTACTCGATGAAGATTCGTTTGAAGAAATAGGTCGTGAGGTCAAATCGACCGATCCGCTCACATTTGTCGATCTACAGCCCTATCCCGATCGGCTCAAGGAGTATCGCAAACGCACCAATATGGATGCCGCTGTGTTGGCTGGTGTGGGTAAGGTTAATGGTGCGCCTGTGGGCATTGCCGTACATGAGTTTGGTTTTATGGGGGGGTCACTCGGTTCAGCTGAAGGAGAGCGAATTTGTCGGGTGATTGATCGATGTATGCGCGATCAATCACCGCTAATTATTGTGTGCCGGTCCGGCGGCGCGCGTATGCAAGAGAGTATTTTTTCGCTGATGCAAATGGCGAAAGTCAATGCCAAGTTATCGCAATTTTCAGATTCGGGACTGCTGTTTATTTCCGTTTTGATAGACCCCACAACAGCCGGTGTAAATGCCAGTTATGCGTCAATTGGCGATATCAATATCGCCGAGCCAAATGCGTTGATCGGATTTACGGGATCGCGTATTACGGGGTCTTCTGTGAGTGCCTCCGAGATGGAAGCTCTGCGGCAAGCACAGCGCGCGGAGCAAGTGCTCGAACACGGTTTTGTCGATATGATTGTTTCTCGAGATAAAATGAGAGCTACCCTGTCTCAGTTGATTGAGATGTTGAGTAAAGAGCCCCCAGAGGTTACTTCATGAAGATTCTCGTTTTACAAGGTCCCAATATCAACATGTTGGGGCGGCGCAAAGCAGAGCATTACGGTACTGTGACAATGGACGAGGTTCACGTATATCTCGAACAAAAGGCGGATGAACTGGATTGCGAGATTGCGTTTTTTCATTCGAATTACGAGGGGGCTCTCGTTGAAAAAGTGCAGGAGATGCGCGATTCTGTAGATGGTATTCTTATGAATCCCGCAGGGCTGACCACAACAAGCGTATCGCTGCGAGACGCGCTTGAAGACGCGGGTTTACCACTGGTCGAAATTCATTTGTCCAATATCCACGCGCGAGAAACATGGCGGCGGCATTCTCTGTTTTCTGAAATTGCAGTGGGCATTATTGCCGGGTTCAGATGGCGAGGCTATGTGTCGGCACTTGAGATGCTGGTTGGCATGCTGCGAGATGAAGTGAGAAGTGTGAAGTGAGAAATGTGAAGGCCACCCAACACCACTCCAGGGCGGGTGTTTCTTCATCGTGAACTGGTCTGGAACTGCGACCAGTCCTAATTGATTGAACTGCTGGCGCAGTTGTACACCGCTCACTCGCCTTCATACACCGTCTCACTATTCCTACTTCCTACTTCTTACTTTCTACTTCATCCTTCCTACTTCTTACTTCCTACTTCATTTGTAAAGGTCAAATGCCTCAATAAATTGGGCGACAGATTCTGGCACGAGGTCTGTGATGGGATCTCCTCCTCGGATGCGGTTGCGTACCTCAGTAGAGGAAATATTGCCAAAGGATGGGGGTAATTGAAGAGGGTGTACGCGGTTTGCAAAAGGCGCGCATTCGGGGTGTGACATAAATCTGTGAAAGACTTCCCGAGAAGGATTTTCGCGGTTGGCAGATACAATGTGGCACAGTGAAAATAGCACTTTGAGTTCGGCGGGCATGTCGGTGTAATAGCGCGGGTCAAAGATGCGTATTAAGGTGTCGTGGCCGACGAGAAAGTAGATTTGGGTGTCGGGTGAAAAATGTGCTCTGAGTGCGTGTGCTTTGTCGATAAAGCGGGCATGGCTACATCCAGCAATTGACAGGCAGGTGTCTAACTGGGTATCAGAATTCGCGTAATTGACCATCATGGCGAGGCGTTGGCCCAGATCTGCACCAAAGAGGGCTTTATCGACATTGGTTTTGGCGAGGAGGAGGACGATTTCGTCAAAGTTAAAAGCATTTTGAGCATGGTGTACAAGTGCCTCATGGGCAAGGGTGAGCGGATTGAAGGATGCGTCGAGTACCCCGATATGTTTGGGTTGCGGAGGTGCGGCTCGATGTACAAATCGCACCACAGGGGAATTTTGGGGATCGAGGCTATCCATGAGGATGTGGTAGTTTTCAGGGGAGGACATGGTGAGGGAAATTTATGTTAGAGGCAGGTATGGGGCAAGGAGAAATACGTGAAGATATTACAAATGATTTACCGATTGTTTTTAGTGGTCCTGTTTGCCTATCCCGTTGTGCCTTTGGCATCTGAGCGGGATGTGGAATCTATTGTGAGAAAAATTGACGAACTTTACCGCAGCAAAGCCAGTGTGGCGGATATGGAGATGCAGATTGTTACGCCGCACTGGGAACGCACGCTGTCGCTGAGGATTTGGACAAAGGGGATGGATAAGACTTTTATACGCATTGACGCGCCCAAAAAGGAAAAGGGCGTTACAACGCTGCGTATCGGCAACGAAATGTGGAACTATCTCCCAAAGACCAACAAGGTGATAAAAGTGCCGCCCTCGATGATGATGGGGTCGTGGATGGGGTCGGATTTTACGAATGATGACCTCGTCAAAGAGTCGTCAATGCTCAACGATTATATCTACGATCTAATTGTGCCGGATGACGCGCAACCGGGTCATCTTTACATCCGGTTCGTTCCAAAGGAAGATTCTCCGATTGTTTGGGGCAAGCTCATCACAGCTGTGCGGGCAGATGATCTGATTCCGGTGTGGCAACATTTCTACGATGAGAAGGGCAATTTGATGCGGATCTTGAATTTCAAAGAGATTGTGTCATTTGGCGGCAAGACGATTCCATCTTTGATGGAGATGGTGCCGCAGAACAAGGACAGGCATAAAACCGTTATGCGCTATCTCAGGGCCGAGTTTGATGTACAGATAGGTGACGATGTATTCACGCGGCGCAATCTCCAGAGGAAATGACGATGCTCAAAATAGCATTTCGCAATATTTTTCGCCAGAGGCGTCGCACTGTGTTGACTGCGCTTGCTATGATCGTGGGATTCACGCTTTCGTCGGTCTTTATTGGCTGGTCAGATGGCGCATATTCGGATATTATTTCAATGTTCACGCGGAATCGCATCGGGCATATTCAGGTGCATTGCGCGGGCTATCTCGACAAGCCATCGCTTTACGATGTGATCGACAGTTATGAATCCATCGGCGAGAAGATTGCCGGGGTTGAAGGCGTTGAGGCGTGGGCACCGCGCATCTATTCGGCAGGGCTCGGTTCGGTGGGCGATAAGACGATGGGGGTGCAAATCATCGGCGTAGATGTGGGGCGTGAGGTGAAGGCCACGCGGTTTGATCGGAAGATCACCAGTGGGGCGATATTTTCAGACGCCGCCGCGCGCGAAGCGATTCTCGGCGTTGGGCTGGCGCGCATTCTGAAGGCGGATGTTGGTCGCGAAATTGTGCTCGTTACACAGGGCACGGATGGCGCAATCGCCAATGATTTATACACGATTATCGGCATTGCAGAAAGCGGTGATAAAGCGACTGATCGGATGGCGTGCTATCTCCATATTGATGACGCGCAGGACTTGCTCGTGCTCGACGGGCGCGTTCATGAAATCGCCGTGATCGCCGAAGCGTTGGATCGCGTCCCCAAAATCACTGCGGCGATTGAGGCACAGATCAACGACACAAGGCTCGAGGTGTCGCCGTGGCAGGTTGTCGCCAAATCATTTTATCGCGCGATGCAGGCCGATAGACAGGGCGATTTTATAGGACGCATGATTATTATGCTGATCGTCGCTATTGGCGTGCTGAATACGGTGCTGATGTCGGTGCTGGAGCGCACGCGAGAGTACGGCGTATTGAAAGCGATGGGGACAAAGCCGGGTCAGATCTTCGGAGTGGTGGTGGCTGAAGTGGCGTTTATCGCGCTTGGCAGCATTTTTATTGGGGCATTGTTCGGTGCGGGACTCAATTACTTGCTGTCGATCTACGGCATCTCACTGCCGCAAGAGTTCTCCTATGGCGGTATTGTGTTTCAGACGATGTACGCCGCGGTCACTGTGCGAAGCCTTGCAATTCCCGCAGTTACGGTCCTTGTCTCTGCAATTTTTGTCAGTCTGTTTCCCGCGCTGAGAGCAGCGCGAATTGCTCCGGCCAGCGCGATGAGAACGCATTAGGAACTATGTCCTGGATACTGATAAAGCTCGCGTGGCAGAATCTCTTTCGGCATAAACGCCGCTCCATTATTGCTGCAACAGCAATGGGAATTGGACTTGCGGCACTTATCTTTGCCGATGCACTCTGGTTGGGGATGGAGCGGAACATGGTCAAAACGGCGACCGCATCATTTCTGGGAGATGCACAGATTCATCGGGAGGGTTTTTCCGACGAGCAAGCAGTTGAGTTGACGATTAACCATCTCGATGCGGTGGTCGTCAATCTTCAGCGAGAAGGTATTGTGGCGCACTTCACCTTGCGGACGTTTGCCTTTGGTATGATAACTTCACCTGCAACTGTTGCGGCGGTCAATCTCGTGGGCGTCGAACCATCTACCGAGCAGTATCTGTCTCAGATTGACGATGCGATTATTGAAGGCGCATATTTTGAGGGATCAAATTCGCGGGATATTGTCATGGGCGAGGAACTCGCGGAACGCCTTGAGGTGGGATTAAACGACAGGATTGTCGTGACGGTGGCGCAAGCCGGGAGCGGCGATCTCTCTCAGGAGATGTTTCGCGTTTCTGGAATTTATCGTTTTGCCGATGAGGGGATGAACAGCGGCATGGCGTTTATTCGATTGGGGAAGGCGCAGCAGATGCTCGCTCTCGGCACAGGCGCGCACGAGATCGCGCTGAAGTTTATCGATTCGACATCAGCGGAGGATCAGAATCTGCTGTTTTGGAAA encodes:
- a CDS encoding ABC transporter permease yields the protein MSWILIKLAWQNLFRHKRRSIIAATAMGIGLAALIFADALWLGMERNMVKTATASFLGDAQIHREGFSDEQAVELTINHLDAVVVNLQREGIVAHFTLRTFAFGMITSPATVAAVNLVGVEPSTEQYLSQIDDAIIEGAYFEGSNSRDIVMGEELAERLEVGLNDRIVVTVAQAGSGDLSQEMFRVSGIYRFADEGMNSGMAFIRLGKAQQMLALGTGAHEIALKFIDSTSAEDQNLLFWKTYWQGGNKARSWIEVLPEVQAMFEMSKFSKYIMGVVLFGVVVFGIVNTLFMSLYERMFEFGVLRAIGTRPFGMAQLILFEAGALAVLGIILGTVFGFCVTVIFSTIGIDYTGIEMMGITMQELIYPEMRIQPFIFYSIWIFVFTIIAGLYPARYAARMSAATAMRRSF